A genomic region of Nostoc sp. UHCC 0702 contains the following coding sequences:
- a CDS encoding metal ABC transporter permease, with translation MLQALIEPLQYGFMQRSLVIAILVGLLCAVVGSYLMVQRLALLGDAISHSVLPGLAIAFMLGANIFIGAFIAGVLSTMAIAWIRTRSPIKEDAAMGIVFSAFFALGITLITVIQKDNKIDLNHFLFGNILGVTVDEVRDTAIIAAIVLIVIVLLYKELLFYTFDPLGAQAAGLPVNRLNFGLMLLIALTIVASMKAVGVILVLSLLITPGATAYLLVKRLHQVMILGAFIGVFSSISGMYISYFYNLPSGPAIVLVVSGLFLLSLLFSPGHGIFTHRQTPAKLTVEIIPDTEK, from the coding sequence ATGCTACAAGCATTAATTGAACCGTTGCAATACGGTTTTATGCAACGATCGCTAGTGATTGCCATTTTAGTGGGCTTGTTGTGTGCTGTCGTGGGCAGTTACTTGATGGTGCAGCGACTAGCATTGTTAGGCGATGCTATAAGTCACTCAGTTTTGCCAGGGTTAGCGATCGCCTTTATGCTAGGCGCGAATATCTTTATTGGTGCATTTATTGCGGGTGTTTTGAGTACAATGGCGATCGCTTGGATTAGAACGCGATCGCCTATTAAAGAAGATGCTGCAATGGGGATAGTTTTCTCAGCATTCTTTGCCCTTGGTATTACTTTAATTACTGTGATTCAAAAAGATAACAAAATCGATTTGAATCACTTTTTGTTTGGCAATATTCTTGGCGTTACTGTTGATGAAGTACGAGATACTGCGATCATTGCTGCTATAGTTTTAATAGTCATAGTTTTATTATATAAAGAACTTTTATTTTACACTTTTGACCCTTTAGGCGCTCAAGCAGCAGGATTGCCAGTCAATCGGCTGAACTTTGGACTGATGCTGTTGATTGCTTTAACAATTGTTGCCAGCATGAAAGCCGTAGGTGTAATTTTAGTACTATCACTGTTAATTACACCAGGAGCAACCGCTTATTTGTTAGTCAAACGTTTACACCAAGTAATGATTTTGGGTGCATTCATTGGTGTATTTTCCAGTATCAGTGGTATGTATATAAGCTATTTTTATAATTTACCCTCTGGCCCAGCGATCGTACTAGTAGTATCAGGATTATTTTTATTGTCATTACTATTCAGTCCAGGACACGGTATTTTTACTCATCGTCAAACACCAGCCAAATTAACAGTAGAAATTATTCCTGATACAGAAAAATAA
- a CDS encoding HAD family hydrolase — protein sequence MTASSPTILALDFDGVICDGLIEYFEVAWRTYSLIWPPANDTPPDDLALRFYRLRPVIETGWEMPVLIKALMDGISDDKILQEWVTIAPQILLDGKLQARDIGAKLDNLRDEWINTDLAGWLSLHKFYPGVVEKIKLTVASAVKVYIVTTKEGRFVQQLLQQEGVNLPSTAIFGKEVKRPKYEILRELIQAAEKPVSLWFVEDRLKTLQLVQQQTDLEDVQLFLADWGYNTQPERKAAQNDQRIQLLSLSHFAKDFSSWL from the coding sequence ATGACAGCAAGTAGTCCCACAATTTTAGCCTTAGACTTTGATGGAGTGATTTGCGACGGACTAATTGAATATTTTGAGGTAGCATGGCGTACTTACTCTCTAATTTGGCCGCCAGCTAACGATACACCACCAGATGATTTAGCATTGAGATTTTATCGCCTGCGGCCTGTAATTGAAACAGGTTGGGAAATGCCTGTTTTGATTAAAGCCTTGATGGATGGAATTTCTGATGACAAGATTCTTCAGGAATGGGTAACTATTGCCCCACAAATTTTGTTAGACGGTAAACTACAGGCTAGAGACATTGGTGCAAAACTAGACAACCTGCGAGATGAATGGATTAACACAGATTTAGCAGGTTGGCTAAGTTTGCATAAATTTTATCCGGGGGTTGTGGAAAAAATCAAATTGACTGTCGCCAGTGCAGTCAAAGTATATATTGTGACTACCAAAGAGGGGCGTTTTGTACAGCAATTATTGCAACAAGAAGGGGTAAATTTACCATCAACAGCAATTTTTGGCAAAGAAGTGAAGCGCCCCAAATATGAAATCCTGCGAGAATTAATTCAGGCAGCAGAAAAGCCAGTAAGTTTATGGTTTGTAGAAGACAGACTCAAGACATTGCAGTTAGTCCAGCAGCAAACAGACCTGGAAGATGTGCAACTATTCTTAGCAGATTGGGGGTATAATACTCAACCAGAAAGGAAAGCCGCGCAAAACGATCAGCGAATTCAGCTATTATCACTTTCTCATTTTGCCAAAGATTTTTCTAGTTGGCTTTAA